The sequence below is a genomic window from Gossypium hirsutum isolate 1008001.06 chromosome A11, Gossypium_hirsutum_v2.1, whole genome shotgun sequence.
atgtcatcaaactctttaaccaATTCCAGGACCAGCTTCCGATAATCGATTAACTTGGGGTCTCTGGTCTCTCATTCtcccttgagttgataaatcactagcgcaGAATCTCCATACACCTCTAGCATTTTAATATtgcgttctatggctgcacggacTCCCATGATGCATGCCTCGTATTCCTCCATGTTattcgtacaatcaaaatccaatttactagtgaatggataatgatctccgtttggggataccaagacagCCCCGATTCCATTGCCCATAGCATTTGACGCCCCATCGAAGTTCAATTTCCAAGGAAGTTCTTCCAGGGCACCTTCTTCAGTGGTAGCAACACACATTAGGTCTTCATTCGgaaagtcaaagttcaaaggctcgtagtcttccaaggctctactggctagaaaatctactattgcacttccttttactactttctggttcacatagactatgtcgaattcagaaagtagaatctgccatcgggccatccttccattcaaagttgttgactccatcatgtacttcaaTGGTCTAATTTTGAGATAAGCCAAGTGGTGTGATataacatatactgcctcagtcttcgggttgtccaaattagggcacaacacaacttctctatCGGCGTGTACGTTGCCTCACATTccgtgaactttttactgagatagtaaatagctttTTCTTTCCGCCCCAACTCGTCATGCtgacccaatacgcatcccatggagttCTCGAATACTGTCAAATACAGTATCAACGGCTTATCGGGGTTAGGTGGCATCTACACCGGGGCATTGGATAAATACtgtttgaccttgtcgaaagccctttggcattcttcatcccattcacctggGTTATGTTTCTTGAGGTGGCGAAAgacagggtcacatttctcggtcagttgtgaaatgaactgagcaatgtaatttaatctccctagaaagcctcgaacttctttctgagtgtgCGGCGGGGATAGCTCTTGTATGGCTTTAACTTTGTCTGGATCAATCTGGATCCCTTTTTCACTAACCACGAATCCGAGCAACTTTCTAGACTTGGCTCCAAAGGTACATTTGGCGGGGTTGAGTTTTAGCTGAAACTtcctcaacctcaagaacaatttTCCCAGGACTTGTATGTGCTCCTTCTCTGTTCGAGACTTAgctatcatgtcatcaacatagacctcgatttctttatgcatcatgtcgtgaaaaagggttaccatggctctttgataagtTGCCCCCGCATTCTTCAGTCCAAACAGTATCACCTTGTAACAGAACGTgccccacatggttacaaatgtggttttctccatatcttcaggATGTATCTTGATCTGGTTATATCCCGAAAAATTGTCCATGAATGAAAACAGTGAGTGTCCCGTCGTGTTGTCCACTAGGGTGTCAATATGAGGTAAtgggaaattgtcttttgggctggctttattcaaatctctgtaatccacacacattcgcacttttccatctttcttagggacagggacgatgttggctacccaatttGAGTATTTTACCACCTTCAAGAATCCAGCGTCTAACTGCTTTcaaacttcttcctttatttttaacaAGACATCGGGCCTCATTCTTCGGAGTTTTTGCTGAATAGGCTTACACTCTTCTTTTATGGGGAGTCGGTGAACCACGATGTCAGTGTCCAACCCGGGCATAttttggtatgaccatgcgaagacatctttaaattcttgaagtaattcaatgaggtctcgcttcATCTCCGTAGTGATACATGTTTCGATCTTCACCTCTTGTCCTTCTCCTAAACTCACAATTTCGACtgattctttgtaaggtaggatttgtttctcgtcttattctaccatcctcaacaaatcaagagataggttacagccttggtcctcttcaaaatcctgagaatcaTCCATACACACATCTTGCTCGAAAGGAAATTCTGAGTCGCTAGCAGTGTCACTCGTATCATTAATATTTGGGGACCTGTTATGAGGACGAAGGCAGATACAAAGAATCAAAATAATTCGAAACATTTATTTGCgtgatatgattatgaatgaagaatgaaagaatatttaaaagaatGTTTCAAGAATAAAAGAATTCGAAAGTAATCATTTGTATGGTTATGAATGGAATTGAAAGGACGAGTTAACATTtgctcaaaaataataataaacgtGCATTTTACTGAAATGTCATTTTTAAACAtcggcctatttcacaaaagattcttattactcctaggcctagagcaataagtgtgttttagACATTACTCTGAATCcgttctaaaaactacaggaatctcttccgcagtccagttGTCCAGAATACTTCCAGGCGTGCAGAGGTAAATGCCCGACAAATTCTCTCTTCCAGTCTCCTCTTCGCATATGACGTTGATGTCCAAGCTTTTCAGCCTTTCTTCTATAGCTCTCGTAATTGGTGTGTCTCTCTCAGGATGAATGATTCCCCCGGACACAAATGTTTTCGATATATGGGGGAAAGTCATTGGTTCCCACTTGATTTCCTTCCCCGTTAATCgagctcttcttctttcttgcttcttttccagCTCCCTTCTTCTTTGTTTCGCATTCGGCGTAAATCCTAAACTGAAGCGGTCTCTCTTGTCTTTCGGCATTGACGTTTCAACCCTTCCTTACAGATGTCTCCCAAGTCCCCTTCCGGGTAGGGCCCCTCTTCCAATCGTCAGCTGGAGGCTCATCCTCGTGGTTTTGGACAATTTTGGCACCAAAATTTTGCTTCCCTCGGCGATGAAGGTCGCATTAACAAATTCCAAAAATCGAAATGAGCATTCGATTGCTTCGTCATCTATCTCCAAATAGGGTGCATTATTGCTCACAGTTGCAATAATATCCTCCTCAGCCTTGATCGTTATCAATCTCCCTTCCGATATTAGCTTCAATTTCTGATGCAATGAGGAAGGCACTGCCCCAGCCGAATGTATCCAGGGCCTTCCCAAAAAGCAATTATATGAGGGCTTGATGTCCATTACGAGTAAATCCACCTCATATGTGTTTGGCCCAATTTGAAGAGGTACCTCGATTCTGCCCATCACCTTTCTTTCCGTGCCATCAAATGCCTTTACGATGTTCTAGCACTCCTTCATGTGAGAGCTGTTTATAGGTAATCTATTCAGCGTGGTCAAAGGTAGGATGTTCAAAGCCGACCCATTGTCAATCAGTACGCCTAGCAGCGTGTACCCCTTCCAGCGCGTGGTGATATGTAGAGCTTTAGTCGACCCCATGCCCTCGAGTGGTATCTCGTCGTCATTAAAGAAGATATAATTGTCGGTACTTATGTTGTTCACCAAACGGTCTAGTTTGTTAACGGAGATATCATTGGCAATGTATGTCTCGTTTAAGACCTTCATTAGTGCGCTATGATGAACTTCCGAGCTTAGAAGTAAGGCCAACACCGAAATACGAGCTGGTTGTTTACGTAGCTGTTTCACCACGCTGTATTCACTatgctttaggaattttaaaaactccTTGGCCTCCTCTTCGTTAACTGGCTCATTAATAGGTTTGGTTGCTTTTCCCTTCATTTCCTCAAACACTTGGGCTTTTCCTTTTGTGGGCTGCACCTCCTCATTCGCCGTACCGTAACGCCTCCCGCTACGTGTATAGGAACCCTTGTCTTGGTCCCCTCTTGAAACGTTAACCGGGCTCTCTTTTTCCGGCATCGTCACACTGCAATCATAATTCCATGGGATCTTTTTACTGTCTTTGTAAGGGAAGACTACAAGTCTTTAGATTATGACCCTCGGTGGCATTTGTACTCCgatttcattatttttgggtctcGAAATGATCACCACGAGATAATTAGGTGTTCAATTTTGTGCTATCGATTCTCCCTCCGATGCACATATATCTCCCTCTACAGGGTTTTCGGTCTCTTCATAGAATTCAATTTCTTTATTGTTCATCATGTTTTGTACTAGGGCTCTGAACTCCATGcaatcttggatttcatgccccatATTATCGTGAAACTCACAGTAGTTTCTCTCTTCTTCGTATTCTTCCTTCGAATCCAACATGATCAATCCTCTCTTGGCCATCTCCTTCCATACCCGCCTCAACGGGGTCCTGACTTCTGCCACCTCATACTTGGTCTTCTTATTCAAGCCTTCACTTATCCCATTCACTCCTTGGTCAGTATGATTGGGGAGTGGGTTTCCTGCTACATTGGGCGTGGCTGGGTTGTCAAATCTCACAATCCCCACCTTAATGAGTCTTTCGACTACTTTCTTGAACGCAGTGCAATTCTCGATTGAGTGCCCGGTAATTCtcgcatggtattcacattgggcgttTGTGTTATATtatttgggatacgggggctgCAGTGGCTCTAGGTAGAAATAGGATACTACATGAGCGTTGAACAGGTTCTAGTACAACTCCCTATATGTCATGGGTATAGGGGTGAATTGTGGCCTTTTTGTGTTCTTCCTCGAATTGGATTCTTGTCTTACAGAGCTTTGTTGATTGGTAGTCACCGTTTtgggttgattcacggtaattgacttGGACTGCCCCTTGTTGAATGTGCTCATGTTGTTCACTTCATTGTCCCTTTTCCTTGGGGCCGACTTTCTAGCACTCTCTCCCGACTCTATTTTGCCGCTCCTCACAATATTCTCGATCATTTCCCCCGTCATCACTATGTTGGAGAAGCTTTTTGTGGCGCTTCCTAACATATGGGTGATAAAAGGGGCTTTCAAGGTGTTGATAAAGAGTATTGTCGTCTCCTTTTCTAGAAGTGGCGACTGAACTTGTATGGCCACCTCTCTTCACCTTTGTGCATACTATCTGAAGCTTTCATTTGactttttttctatattttggaGAATGATTCTGTCGGGGGTCATGTCCGTCACATGATtgtattgtttcataaaggcCTGAGCCAGGTCCTTCCATGAGTTAATCTTGGCTCGGCTCAGTTGATTAGACCACTTAGACGCCGCTCCAACCAGACTATCTTGAAAACAGTGGATTAGtagctggtcattgttaacatatCCCGTCATTCacctgcagaacatggtgatgtgGGCTTCAGGGCAACTTGTTCCATTGTATTTCTCGAAATCAGGCATTTTGAATTTAGGGGGGAAGACTAAATTTGGGACCAGACTCAGATCCTTGACATCAATCCCTTGATGATGATCCGCGCTCTCcatggctttgaatttttcctcgagCCATCTACAACGTTCTTCCAATTGTTTTTGCGAATCCATCCTCACTTTTTCCTCTTCAGCAGCTTCATCCAAGTCGGGAACGGGAGGATAGTTCGGGTTGTTGATAAAGTTAGAGTTTGAGCCGGCTTGGAAGTTCATCGGAATTGAAGCTCCAACCTAAACTTGCTGGGGTATGATTGTGACCGATGGTTTTATAGGTTAATCTCGAGCTTCATCGATACATACGTCGGAGTAAAGCTAGGGGGTATTGGAGATCTTCATTCGTTTCCTCAACTTGGTCCATGgggccctttcccttatccaTTCCTCCCAACAGCAATTTGGATAACTGGGACATCATTTTTCTTTGAGACTCCATCATTTGCTCCTTCATCTCTCGTTGAATCTTGGCTAGCTGCTCTTCCATCTGAGACTGTATTTGTTCTTGCATGTCCTTTTacatttgctccaatttctcgagtctcttatccattgatttttttcttGTACCGTAGGAGTGCGTAGTTGGTTGGTTTTCATTAGTTTCCAggttactgaaataatttttaattaattaattagaaaactcttatggcctttaatgcataatgatatgatgtaatgcaaatgcatgaatgtaaaggaggcatcaattttgattcaattgcccttagaaaatttcactcgaaaataaaatcttttacataAAGTCGAATTACAAATAAAACTTCGCTCTAACACTTAAAGTCCTAATTTTTCTAAGCAACGAGGCCAGCTCTTGTCCGCAATCCGACTCCAACTCATACTTCACGCTCAGTATGTCCGCTTGAACCGCTAAAGTTTGCAAGTAGTCTGCTACCTCCTGAATTTGGGTTATGGCTTCCCCCATAAGGTAATCTCTGTTTCTGACTTGGTCTTGCGCATGGTGAAGCTGCTCTTTCCAACGATCTTCCTTTGCCTCGAAAAACTGGATCTGCATCTCACAGTTCTGCAGTGATGCCTCTAActctcctattcttcctttcatctCTTCTATTTGGCTCAAGCTTGCCCTCAGCTCTATTGCGGTGTTGCGGTTTCGGTACTGATGCAGAGACTTCTCGAGTTTTGCCATTCTAGCCCTTAGTTCACCTCGTTCGTTTCTGCTCTTCGACAGACTCTTCTCCAAATCTTCGTTTCGTGCCTGAGcttctcaaaattttctttcccACCGATCAGTATTGGCTTTTTCTTCTCGAATTTCGTGGCGCCATTGTTCGAAAGTCTTACCTAAACCCGCAGTCTTCGTAGATAGACGCAGTTTCTTGTAGTCTGTCTTCAAGCTGTTTAAGTCTTCTTCGgccttagtttttccttttctccaTTTCTCAGCCTCTGACCTCTGAACATCAGCGTCTAACCTTAGATGCATCTTCTCTTCTTCTAACTGTTCGATCTTCTTCCTGAGCTCCAAACTCTTCTTCTCGAAATCTTACCTTATAATTTCCAATTCTGATGGGGTGATTTGTAATTGTTCCCCGATAGGTCGAGCATTCTCCAAGCTTGGCCTAGgaatattatcattaatcctcttCTTAAACCACTCGCTATACTCGGGCGTTACTATGGAACTGACGGCTAACCTCTTCATCCAATAAGTTTGCTTCCAAGCATCCGATAACTCCCGAACTCTCTTCTTATAATGAGCACCTTTAAATGAGAATTCACTCTGAGCAAGCCCATAGGTCGTGGGTACAAACTGCCTCGACTTATATTGCCTCAAGGCTAATAGTGGAGTATGCCCGGTAGCTCCCCAAATTCTTAACAATGGCACCCAATTGAAGTTACCACATCGGTACATGATCTCGTCAGAAACCATCCAATAAGCTCTCCACTCGATATCCCCCTCCTTGAGGTTCTGAAGAATGtccatccacttctcctctgAGATATCCTCTCTCCTCTGTATAGCTGCTTCTTCTTTCAATGGGAAATAACCCTCGGAGAAGACTCAATAGGAAACTTTGTCTACCTTTCAAAAGTGCTCGTGGAATCATGCCATCAATaattgtgcacatccaatgaatcgcCCCTTGCCTGTCTTTCGACATGAGCTCAAAGATCTGAACGTTTCTGCGAATATTGCCGGCACTGGCGTGATTCCCTTTTCAAGGCGATCAAACAAGTCAATGACCGCCTCGTCCACGTGCCTCAAAGCCTTAGGAAAGATCACTAATTCGTAGATGCTTAAGGCAAATATATCAACCCTCTTTCTTTCATCTGGATGTGTCAAGATCAAATCTCGCAAATTCTCCTAAGGGATACATttactatctcctttttgctgaaTCTGAATAGTGACCcaaggctcgctcatcccagAAATGCTCATCAGTTTCTTCACGAAAGTCTGACTACTAAAAACCCGAGCATAAGTCTTTCGGACCTGAATTTTGGGACACCTGAGTAAAGTAGTGTATTCCTCAATGGTAGGTACCAAATCcacttccccaaaagtgaaacacttgtaCGCAGAATTCCAAAACTGCACCAAGGCTTGGAACAAATTCTTATCCACTCTAATGTCTAGCAGGTAGGATACGTCACTATAATTTTGGTAAAACAATTGCTTGATTCCTTCATTCCAACTAgcccaaatgtctctcaactcTTTCAGCTCGTTCTGTACTACATTGACGCGAGTGAAATCTTGTAGCTCCGATACATACCTTTCTACCAAGCTATCCATTCTCTCTGATTGCAGCCTCTTTGACCATGTACGAACGGCCACATTATCCTCGACTttactaagaaattcattctccatgtcaaattttctaacttagtaattgaatacggattaacgcctcctttagtatgcaatgttatgcaaaaaagacaaaacaaaacaaaacaccgGTTAGTGTCAAATAATAGCGATAGAATGCAAGCACATAAACGATAATAATGACGCATATACGGGTAAGTACTAAGGCTTGACGCGACTTCATCCAAGGATGGTTCCTAAGGTTTATTATATGCGGTTTAGTTCTAGagataaggtacccgaaccagcagattcctcaatcttcacccattataggctcatatagatcgagttcggttcagggggatacatttccctatgaccatgcggagatgaaaatctcacgaaatcataggtacggatgtaccccggaagcaatccactagctcatgcggaggtgaaaacctcacgaaagcgtagtttcttactcccacttagaaggtgtgACCACAGTGGTCATGTAATGAAATGCAGTGTTTTTTTACAAGACCCGTACTAAAACAATCACACAATCAAATGCAATCAAAAGatacataatttttaaagtaaattttcagttttcgacaaaaagacagaaaataattgatttttatgGCTTGACTTTCaaatgtccccagcggagtcgccaagctgtcgaaaccattcctcgatttaaaaattttaaatttttttaaaaaaaaggggtaatcgacttttgaaaaacaaatgcatggagtcg
It includes:
- the LOC121209962 gene encoding uncharacterized protein produces the protein MENEFLSKVEDNVAVRTWSKRLQSERMDSLVERYVSELQDFTRVNVVQNELKELRDIWASWNEGIKQLFYQNYSDVSYLLDIRVDKNLFQALVQFWNSAYKCFTFGEVDLVPTIEEYTTLLRCPKIQVRKTYARVFSSQTFVKKLMSISGMSEPWVTIQIQQKGDSKYERKRVDIFALSIYELVIFPKALRHVDEAVIDLFDRLEKGITPVPAIFAETFRSLSSCRKTEEAAIQRREDISEEKWMDILQNLKEGDIEWRAYWMVSDEIMYRCGNFNWVPLLRIWGATGHTPLLALRQYKSRQFVPTTYGLAQSEFSFKGAHYKKRVRELSDAWKQTYWMKRLAVSSIVTPEYSEWFKKRINDNIPRPSLENARPIGEQLQITPSELEIIR